From the genome of Nicotiana sylvestris chromosome 2, ASM39365v2, whole genome shotgun sequence, one region includes:
- the LOC104213607 gene encoding ribosomal RNA small subunit methyltransferase, mitochondrial codes for MLHRTKILSENISKLNLSKHFLRQHCRTKSTRRFNNAKDEDEDYHGVRRKTENQEAQIYLLKSRGQHLLMNPRVLNSIVQKSNILPTDTVLEIGPGTGNLTLKLLEVAEKVIAIEIDKRMVEILHKRVSERGLQDRLTVICQDALKTEFPEFDLLVANIPYGISSPLVAKLVFGKNPYRSGTLLLQKEFARRLLANPGDSEFNRLAVNVKLVADVEFVMNVSKKDFLPCPKVDSAVVKIHPKAEIPELDYQEWCAFTRTCFTKKNKTLGAIFKQKRMLLELMKLQEIKLDEVNNAIYSDYHVNDSEDEDGLHNEDNANVSSDVGMDLNLFREKVIDILRSGGFEDKRPSKLSHEELLNLLSLFNRARLHFHGQVKPTNGKDAELASAFGPL; via the exons ATGCTTCATCGTACCAAAATTCTCTCCGAAAACATTTCCAAACTAAACCTTAGCAAACATTTCCTCCGGCAACATTGTCGCACGAAGTCGACTCGCCGTTTCAacaacgccaaagatgaagatgaagattaTCACGGAGTCCGAAGAAAAACTGAAAATCAAGAAGCACAAATTTATTTGCTAAAAAGCAGAGGTCAACACCTGCTCATGAATCCCAGAGTTCTTAATTCCATTGTCCAAAAGTCCAACATACTTCCTACTGATACCGTTCTAGAAATTGGACCCGGCACTGGAAATCTTACCCTGAAGCTTCTAGAAGTTGCCGAAAAAGTCATAGCCATCGAAATTGACAAACGTATGGTTGAGATTCTTCACAAGCGCGTCTCTGAGCGAGGGCTTCAGGACCGCTTAACT GTTATATGTCAAGATGCTTTAAAGACCGAGTTTCCAGAGTTTGATCTTTTGGTAGCCAACATCCCTTATGGAATTTCCTCTCCTTTGGTTGCTAAATTGGTTTTTGGGAAAAACCCATATAGGAGTGGGACGCTACTTCTTCAGAAAGAGTTTGCAAGGAGGCTATTGGCAAATCCAGGGGACTCTGAGTTTAATAGATTAGCTGTGAACGTGAAGCTGGTGGCTGATGTAGAGTTTGTCATGAATGTGAGCAAGAAGGACTTTTTGCCGTGTCCAAAAGTTGATTCTGCTGTTGTGAAGATACATCCTAAAGCTGAAATTCCAGAGTTGGACTATCAAGAATGGTGTGCATTTACAAGAACCTGCTTcaccaagaaaaataaaacattAGGTGCGATCTTTAAGCAGAAAAGAATGTTACTGGAGTTAATGAAGCTGCAAGAAATCAAACTGGATGAAGTGAATAACGCAATTTACAGtgattatcatgttaatgattcAGAAGATGAAGATGGGCTGCACAATGAAGATAATGCTAATGTCTCTTCTGATGTCGGAATGGACCTGAACTTGTTCAGAGAGAAAGTCATTGACATTCTACGATCTGGTGGATTCGAAGATAAGAGGCCTTCAAAGCTCTCCCATGAGGAGCTACTGAACTTACTTTCTTTGTTCAATCGAGCTAGGTTGCACTTTCACGGTCAAGTAAAACCCACGAATGGAAAGGATGCAGAACTTGCTTCTGCATTTGGTCCATTATAA